A single region of the Brassica rapa cultivar Chiifu-401-42 chromosome A03, CAAS_Brap_v3.01, whole genome shotgun sequence genome encodes:
- the LOC103861285 gene encoding cathepsin D isoform X1: MAIYLLFIIHFRFFSTFSLENPQMFTFKSFFLTVTIIFCALQKSDSSASFTTKNINVGVVSLRNFGDLIFYGEVSVGTPPQKFNVVFDTGSSNFWVPSTRWPTKTMFRHQKFNAKASKTYFPVPDRHDESIEYEAGALKGNLSRDNLMLGGVMLEAQDFFVGFNPDSHLTEVKFDGILGLALPSLKIAGTKTVLENLVEKNLISQRIFSIRMKTSRKRKRAGDEVQNAGQITFGGLNKRHFRGEHVYVPVLSGTGFWKISMSQIYVGAHAVDVCIPQCFAFVDSGTTDIYGPKEQIKKIYEKLGTEKVFACSEFKKLPAMISFLIGGKRLFINRNNYAYEYTDTKDAKRCALRLVTSDTGTDTWILGMAFMQAIHTVFDFQDFNRPKIGFAEAVP, encoded by the exons ATGGCTATTTATCTTCTTTTCATCATTCATTTCCGGTTCTTTTCAACATTCTCCCTAGAAAATCCACAAATGTTTACTTTTAAGAGCTTTTTCTTGACAGTAACAATAATCTTTTGTGCCTTACAAAAATCAGATAGCTCGGCGAGTTTCACAACTAAGAATATTAACGTAGGAGTGGTGAGTTTGAGAAATTTTGGGGATTTGATTTTTTATGGGGAAGTTAGTGTTGGTACTCCACCACAAAAGTTCAACGTAGTGTTCGACACCGGAAGTTCAAACTTTTGGGTTCCGTCAACGAGGTGGCCTACTAAAACCATGTTTCGACACCAAAAGTTTAATGCCAAGGCATCGAAGACCTACTTTCCAGTTCCAG ACAGACATGATGAAAGTATTGAATATGAAGCTGGTGCACTGAAAGGTAACCTATCCCGAGACAATCTCATGCTTGGTGGGGTTATGCTTGAGGCGCAAGACTTCTTTGTTGGGTTTAACCCAGATTCTCATCTTACAGAAGTCAAATTCGATGGAATACTCGGACTCGCATTGCCATCTCTGAAGATTGCTGGAACTAAGACTGTATTGGAGAATCTGGTGGAAAAAAATTTGATAAGCCAGCGCATTTTTTCTATACGGATGAAGACTTCTCGCAAGCGCAAGAGAGCTGGAGACGAAGTTCAAAACGCTGGTCAAATAACTTTTGGCGGACTCAACAAAAGACACTTCCGTGGCGAACATGTATATGTTCCTGTATTGTCGGGGACAGGCTTTTGGAAAATTTCAATGTCTCAAATCTATGTTGGTGCACATGCTGTCGATGTTTGTATTCCACAATGCTTTGCATTTGTGGACTC tgggACTACCGATATTTATGGCCCAAAG GAACAAATCAAGAAGATCTATGAAAAGCTTGGAACAGAAAAAGTTTTTGCATGCTCGGAATTTAAAAAGTTGCCGGCGATGATCTCCTTCCTAATTGGAGGAAAGCGTTTATTTATCAATCGAAACAAC taCGCATACGAATACACTGACACAAAGGATGCAAAACGATGCGCCCTTCGTCTTGTGACATCTGACACTGGCACTGACACATG GATTTTGGGTATGGCGTTCATGCAAGCTATCCATACGGTCTTCGATTTTCAAGATTTTAACAGACCAAAGATCGGTTTTGCTGAAGCAGTACCATAA
- the LOC103861285 gene encoding cardosin-E isoform X2: protein MAIYLLFIIHFRFFSTFSLENPQMFTFKSFFLTVTIIFCALQKSDSSASFTTKNINVGVVSLRNFGDLIFYGEVSVGTPPQKFNVVFDTGSSNFWVPSTRWPTKTMFRHQKFNAKASKTYFPVPDRHDESIEYEAGALKEVKFDGILGLALPSLKIAGTKTVLENLVEKNLISQRIFSIRMKTSRKRKRAGDEVQNAGQITFGGLNKRHFRGEHVYVPVLSGTGFWKISMSQIYVGAHAVDVCIPQCFAFVDSGTTDIYGPKEQIKKIYEKLGTEKVFACSEFKKLPAMISFLIGGKRLFINRNNYAYEYTDTKDAKRCALRLVTSDTGTDTWILGMAFMQAIHTVFDFQDFNRPKIGFAEAVP, encoded by the exons ATGGCTATTTATCTTCTTTTCATCATTCATTTCCGGTTCTTTTCAACATTCTCCCTAGAAAATCCACAAATGTTTACTTTTAAGAGCTTTTTCTTGACAGTAACAATAATCTTTTGTGCCTTACAAAAATCAGATAGCTCGGCGAGTTTCACAACTAAGAATATTAACGTAGGAGTGGTGAGTTTGAGAAATTTTGGGGATTTGATTTTTTATGGGGAAGTTAGTGTTGGTACTCCACCACAAAAGTTCAACGTAGTGTTCGACACCGGAAGTTCAAACTTTTGGGTTCCGTCAACGAGGTGGCCTACTAAAACCATGTTTCGACACCAAAAGTTTAATGCCAAGGCATCGAAGACCTACTTTCCAGTTCCAG ACAGACATGATGAAAGTATTGAATATGAAGCTGGTGCACTGAAAG AAGTCAAATTCGATGGAATACTCGGACTCGCATTGCCATCTCTGAAGATTGCTGGAACTAAGACTGTATTGGAGAATCTGGTGGAAAAAAATTTGATAAGCCAGCGCATTTTTTCTATACGGATGAAGACTTCTCGCAAGCGCAAGAGAGCTGGAGACGAAGTTCAAAACGCTGGTCAAATAACTTTTGGCGGACTCAACAAAAGACACTTCCGTGGCGAACATGTATATGTTCCTGTATTGTCGGGGACAGGCTTTTGGAAAATTTCAATGTCTCAAATCTATGTTGGTGCACATGCTGTCGATGTTTGTATTCCACAATGCTTTGCATTTGTGGACTC tgggACTACCGATATTTATGGCCCAAAG GAACAAATCAAGAAGATCTATGAAAAGCTTGGAACAGAAAAAGTTTTTGCATGCTCGGAATTTAAAAAGTTGCCGGCGATGATCTCCTTCCTAATTGGAGGAAAGCGTTTATTTATCAATCGAAACAAC taCGCATACGAATACACTGACACAAAGGATGCAAAACGATGCGCCCTTCGTCTTGTGACATCTGACACTGGCACTGACACATG GATTTTGGGTATGGCGTTCATGCAAGCTATCCATACGGTCTTCGATTTTCAAGATTTTAACAGACCAAAGATCGGTTTTGCTGAAGCAGTACCATAA